In Leisingera sp. NJS204, the DNA window TCCAGATCCTGCGGGGAGATTTCCGCTTTTCTGCAAAGCGGGTGGTCTTCAGGCAGCATGCAGATTTCCGGAGCATCCGTGAACGGCTGATGCACCGTTCCCTCTGGTTCAATCGCATAGGCGGCAAGCCCGATGTCGCATTGCCGGGACGCCACCAGTTCCGAAATTGTCGGGGTTTGCCGGGTCGTTACCACCGTTTGGACATCCGGTCTGCTGGAATTGAACGCCTTCACGGCTGATACCAGAAACCCCTGCGAGTAGGCCGGGGCACAAGCAATGTGGATTCTGCCTTGCTGTAGGTTGCGGATTTCCTCGGCAGCCCGGCTGATACGCCGAATGCTGCGAAAGGATGTGTCGACCTCCTCGTAAAGCAGAAGTGCTTCCTGCGTCGGCACAACGCGGTTCCCCGACCGATTGAAGAGCGTCATTTTCACGGCGTCTTCCAGCTGCCGGAGCGACCTGCTGACGGCAGGCTGCGAGGTGTTCAGAATCTCGGCTGCGCCGGTCACGGTGCCCACTGACATCGTCGCGTGAAAGCACTCCAGAAGTCTTGAATTCAGCTGCATCTGCTTTTCCGCCTTTAGAACCGCGCTCCGGAACTATCCTTGTTAGCATATCAAAAGTGAATGCTGAAGTCGCAAACTTGCATTGTTCTTTAGGCTAAAGGCCGGGCCACACTGCTCTCGAACCAAAAAACGGGAAGAGATTCAGGGATGCGGAACGGCGGTGCTGGCTGCTCTCTATCCAAGTCAGGGAAGAGCACATGACGATGTATGATTTCTACGCGGACACCAAGACCAAGCCGACGGCAGAGATGCGTAAGGCCGTGCTGGAGTGTGCTGTCGGCGACGAGCAGAAAGATGAGGACCCGACCACTTCGGAACTGTGCGCCCGTGTCGCCAAGCTTCTGGGCAAGGAAGCGGCAGTTTTTCTGCCGTCTGGCACCATGTGCAACGAGATTGCCATCAAGGTGCATACGAACCCCGGCGACGAAGTGATCTGCGAGCAAAGCTGCCACATCATCAATTTCGAAACCGGAGGCCCTGCAGCCATCAGCGGAGTGATGATACGGGCGATTGAAGGCAGCAACGGGATCTTCACCGCAGATCAGGTCCGCGCCTGCATCCGCCCCAATTCGCGCTACATGCCGGAAAGCACGCTGCTGTGCGTAGAGCAGACCGCCAATATGGGCGGTGGCGCCATCTGGCCGCTTGAACAGCTGGACAACGTGGCAAAGGCCGCGAAAGACGCAGGTCTTGCCACGCACATGGATGGTGCGCGTCTCATGAACGCGGTTGCCAAGACCGGTATCCCCGCCGCGCGCTATGCACAACACTACGACACGGTCTGGATTGACTTCACCAAAGGGCTCGGTGCGCCCGTGGGCGCTGTTCTGGCGGGCACGCAGGATTTTATCGTTCAGGCCTGGAGGTTGAAACAGCGGCTTGGCGGCGCGATGCGGCAGTCGGGCATCGTCGCCTCCATGTGCCTGTACGCCCTGGACCATCATGTGGACCGTCTTGCCGAGGATAATGACCTTGCGGCACACCTCGGGCAGGAAATCGCCAAGCTTCCGATGGTCAGCCAAGTGCTGCCGGTTGAAACAAACATCGTGATTTTCGACCTGACAAGCGACGCGCCAAATGCGGCCGAAGTGGTCGAACAGCTGAAAGCAGAAGGCATCCTGACGGGCGCGTTTGGCGAACGGCGCCTCCGAGTGGTCACCCACATCGATGTCAACCCGGCTGCGGGCGAGGTGCTGCTTCAAGGCCTCTCAAGACTGCTCGGAACCCCTAATAATGAGGAAGTGTTCAATGATGCATGATGCTTTGACACCTGCCGAGGCGCTGGTTCGCGTCGAAGAGCTTTCCAAGGTGTTTCACACGGCGGACGGCCGGACCATCAACGCGCTGAAGTCTGTATCAACCCACGTGAGCAGGGGGGAAGTGGTCGCCATCATCGGCC includes these proteins:
- a CDS encoding LysR substrate-binding domain-containing protein, whose translation is MQLNSRLLECFHATMSVGTVTGAAEILNTSQPAVSRSLRQLEDAVKMTLFNRSGNRVVPTQEALLLYEEVDTSFRSIRRISRAAEEIRNLQQGRIHIACAPAYSQGFLVSAVKAFNSSRPDVQTVVTTRQTPTISELVASRQCDIGLAAYAIEPEGTVHQPFTDAPEICMLPEDHPLCRKAEISPQDLDQQRFVALGQNDAYTQRLNGVLEALGVVPATTIEVHNSIMAAEAVAQGVGVAIINPFSALSFKHRPVVFRRFTTTLPFKSTLLRSKFQPASALVEAFEASLFATRDNYLREIKQLVKTG
- a CDS encoding threonine aldolase family protein produces the protein MTMYDFYADTKTKPTAEMRKAVLECAVGDEQKDEDPTTSELCARVAKLLGKEAAVFLPSGTMCNEIAIKVHTNPGDEVICEQSCHIINFETGGPAAISGVMIRAIEGSNGIFTADQVRACIRPNSRYMPESTLLCVEQTANMGGGAIWPLEQLDNVAKAAKDAGLATHMDGARLMNAVAKTGIPAARYAQHYDTVWIDFTKGLGAPVGAVLAGTQDFIVQAWRLKQRLGGAMRQSGIVASMCLYALDHHVDRLAEDNDLAAHLGQEIAKLPMVSQVLPVETNIVIFDLTSDAPNAAEVVEQLKAEGILTGAFGERRLRVVTHIDVNPAAGEVLLQGLSRLLGTPNNEEVFNDA